The following coding sequences lie in one Arachis ipaensis cultivar K30076 chromosome B05, Araip1.1, whole genome shotgun sequence genomic window:
- the LOC107643053 gene encoding VAN3-binding protein — protein sequence MEGGLFPHWKDGPWHELDLEENEELFLVSSLPAIPEPPTPHEPMEFLSRSWSLSTSEISKALSEKQNQNQPLLDHKSSPDTLPEPISAPQLVTGKITHSGHCRRMSSTIGKWLHQKQNGNTNTSMKKKDQARIENARVHSALSIAGLASALAAVAAAQDPGGSSCSKLDLAMASATQLLASYCIEMAELAGADHDRVASTVRSAVDIQTPGDLITLTAAAATALRGEAALRERLPKETKRNASISPCDKGTAEFCLEGKLWENHSPCEGDLMQLTEKGVLRWKHVSIYINKKCQVKIKIKSKHVGGAFSKKNKCVVYGVCDKDGAWPYRKEREESDENYYFGLKTGEGLMEFKCKSEIQKQKWVDGIELLLRQVNSVEPNEPSMEFSN from the exons ATGGAAGGTGGTTTGTTTCCACATTGGAAAGATGGACCATGGCACGAGCTAGATTTAGAGGAGAATGAAGAACTGTTTTTAGTGTCATCCTTGCCAGCAATACCTGAGCCACCAACACCACATGAGCCTATGGAGTTCTTATCCAGGTCATGGAGTCTCTCTACTTCTGAGATTTCAAAGGCTCTTTCGGAGaagcaaaaccaaaaccaaccTCTTCTTGATCACAAGAGTAGTCCAGACACACTGCCTGAACCAATTTCTGCACCTCAATTAGTA ACAGGTAAGATCACACATTCTGGTCATTGTAGAAGAATGAGTAGTACTATTGGGAAATGGTTGCATCAGAAGCAGAATGGAAATACTAATACCAGTATGAAAAAGAAAGATCAGGCACGTATTGAGAATGCACGCGTGCATTCTGCTCTTTCCATTGCTGGGCTAGCATCTGCCTTGGCTGCTGTGGCCGCAGCGCAGGACCCAGGTGGCAGCTCTTGTTCCAAATTGGACCTTGCTATGGCTTCAGCCACACAACTCTTAGCTTCTTATTGCATTGAAATGGCTGAGTTAGCTGGAGCTGATCATGACCGTGTCGCTTCAACTGTAAGGTCTGCAGTTGATATTCAAACCCCAGGTGATCTAATCACTCTTACTGCTGCAGCTGCAACAG CTTTGCGAGGAGAAGCAGCTCTGAGAGAAAGATTGCCAAAGGAAACTAAGAGGAATGCATCAATAAGTCCCTGTGATAAGGGAACAGCAGAATTCTGTTTAGAGGGTAAGCTTTGGGAAAATCATTCTCCATGTGAGGGAGATTTAATGCAACTCACAGAAAAAG GTGTATTACGATGGAAACATGTATCTATCTACATCAACAAGAAATGCCAG gtcAAGATTAAGATCAAAAGCAAGCATGTTGGAGGAGCATTCTCCAAAAAGAATAAAT GTGTTGTTTATGGAGTATGTGATAAAGATGGTGCATGGCCATATAGAAAAGAAAGGGAAGAATCAGATGAAAACTACTATTTTGGCCTGAAAACTGGAGAAGGTCTTATGGAGTTTAAGTGCAAAAGTGAAATCCAAAAGCAGAAATGGGTTGATGGGATAGAGCTTCTACTTCGTCAAGTCAATTCTGTTGAACCAAATGAGCCTAGTATGGAATTTTCAAATTAA